Genomic segment of Dactylococcopsis salina PCC 8305:
CGATCGCGCCCTTGATTTTTTGCTTTTTTATGGAGTTCACTGGTTAAGGGAATGGTATCAGTAAGGGGGCCAATAACCAGAAAGTCATCACCGCCAGCAAAAATCACCTTACTGTTATAAACGGTTTCGCGCTTGGTGATACAGCAAGTGATTCCAATAGCGGAAGAGAGAGGAATAGCGCGAGGAATCCAAGCCGCTGCAACGGCAGTGCGATCGGGAAATTTTCCCCAAGGGCAAACAGGCGGTTCGCATCCCCATAACCGTTCTAGAGTCGGTTCAATGATATCAGGAACTGAAGCCAACCGTTTCACTAACTCAATGCTGTTGAGACGATCGCTGTCGGAAAATAATCCAGCGAGGTTACTATCATTCGCTATCTTTTCCCACCACTGCTTTAAGGAATCTTCAGGCAACCCCCAAGTTCCCCCTTGATCCACGCGGCGTAATCCTGGATGCCACACCGAAAGTTGTCCTGCTGTGGGGCTAGTTTTGCCTCCCCACCACTGTTTTTGCCAGTCTCGTCCTAATTTTTGTCCATCATTGTTTACAGGCTTCTTGCGTTGCGCCGCCACCCCACCAAAACTGGTTTTTCAGATAGGGGGAGGTTTGCCATTCCCCACTCAGGGGATGAGTGGAAAGATTAGGCGGTGTATCGAGACGATCGGGGTATAAAACCGTTTAAATTCTTGCCAATTGGAATCCCGTTCGATCGGAGTAATTTGGTATTGAATGCGTTGATTTTTAATAACTTCTTCGCTCTTCCCTTGCGCTAGTAGTTGAGTAATGATTTTATACATAGACAAACGAAACGACTTTCTATCATTTTTTTGATAAATTAGTTCCGATTTCGCTGAATTTTGTTCATTATCTTGCCATTGAAACCGTTGGGGGGCTTGCTTTTGGACTAGGCAAAGAATCACTAATTCAAATGCTCCTGCTACTCGTAAATACCAGTGCATCCATTATCCTCTCTCTCGGAACGCTCTTTCACTCCACAGCGCGATCGCGATTCGTTCTAAAATTTTTCCTTTGGCAGACCGCTCAATATCAGATAATTCTAGCAGATTAAAAGAAACGGCGCGATCGAGATAGCGAACTGTTTTCTTAAACTCATTATTCGGATAATCCGATAACAATTCTAGCGCACCGCCAAAGTCTTGAATCGTAAATAATTGTTGAATTTGAGGAATCTTAAACCGCCATTACCATTTTTCACCAAAATGAGGAACATAACTAGAGTTTTGGCGAGAAATATAAACAAACTCGATGGGTTTTCTCGCTAACTTTTGTTCAATATGAAATTGAAACAGTTTGCTACAAATTTCACCTCCAAAACTGACTGATTTTGGCAGGTTTACAGAACACTGTTTGTAACAACTATTGGAGTATTCCGTATCAGGGCTAATTCCAATATAGGGAGAAGTTAGTGTTTTATCTATAATTTTGATGCGAATAAGGAAAATTAATTTAAAAAATTCCTGCTAGTAATCACCAGCAGGGTATTTCAGTTCCTTTTTCCTCCGAAGACGATCGTGACCAATCTATTCCTTGAGGAAAAAGGAGTTGTTGGGTTTCGCTTCTCTTCACTAGGGCCTACGTTAATGACTAATGTACTAAGTTGTAGGGTGGGCAATGCCCACCCGGTTTCAATTAAAATGAAGAGCAAGAAAAAAATGGATTCGAAGACCCCGATCGCGATTAGAGGAAGTACGCAGCGCGATCGAGAAAGGAAAACACTACTCAGAAATTTTGGAAATTATAAGAGATCAGAAGTGATGGGTAACTTCGTTGATTAATTACGAGGAATGTTGTAACTGACTCCCAGTAATAAACCCCATTCCGTACCATCATTGATGAAACCAACATTTAAGCCTGCATTCGCAGTAAGCTGACGAGAAAGAGGAACATCCAAACCAGCAGTCACTAACGCCCCTAAATCGTCTTCAGAATCATCATTAGTAGTAAAGAAAGCACCACCGCCGATATAAGGGATTAAAGGAGGTAAAGAGCGTTGAGCAACGCTGATGTTTTTAGGAGCAAAATCATAAGTTACAGGAACTAAAAACGCTGCATTCTCTCCAATAACCGCCGCCGGACGAAAAGAAAGATTAGGAGTGAGTTTAATTCTGCCATTAACGGCAAATTCTGTGTCCCCTAATGCGGTGTTCCCATCAAAACCAATATTTGCCCCAATACCAAGATAATTCGGGTTAAAGGGTTGGCGACTGACGCTTCTACGGCGGCGCCCTTGTGCTAAGGTTTCCTCTTCTACATTACTGTTTTCTGACAACACACTGGCTTCTGTTGCACTTTCCCCTGGGGTGGGAGGTTGAGCCTTTGCTGTCATTGTGCTTGCTGTCCAAAAGAAAGGGGTTAAAGCTAAGGCTAGAGAGAAGGATTTAGTTAAATTCATAGGTGATTGGGTTTTAGTTATTAATTTTCTTAGGAAAAGACGAAATTACTCCTCATATCTAGCTTAGATTTTAATGTGCGATTCGATCGCTAACATGGACAATTCCTCCTTTGTCACCTTAAACCGTTACCAGTAGGTTGGGTGAAGAGAAGCGAAACCCAACACAACTCGATCGATTACTTTGGTAGTTACCAGTAGGTTGGGTGAAGAGAAGCGAAACCCAACACAACTCGATCGATTATTTTGGTAGAGAGGCAGTTATTCTGATGAACAAAAAATTAACCATGAATGCTCATAAAGTATCCCTTACCTTAACAACAGATGGAGAAGCGACCTTAAAAGGATTACCTTTTCAAGCTGGGGAAACGGTTGAAGTCATTGTTTTAGAAAAGTCTGCGCGATCGCGCTTATTTCTCTTCGATTTCCGATCGAGGTTATTTAAAAGGAGTTGAAACAACTCTCACCGAATGGAACTCTGAAGCTGATGAAATCGCCTATGAAGATTTATGAATACAAATTATCAACTGTTATAAATGATTATTCAGTTAACTGATTCTTTTCAAGTTTTTGTTAGTAATCATGCGGTTCAACAAATGGAGAAACGTCAAATCAAACAAACTTGGATTAGGGAAGTCTTAATTAATCCCATTGCCATTGAATCTGATCCTAAAGATGCTGATTTAAAGTGGGCTTTTGGGAAAGTTGATTGTCAGGATGGACTAACAAGAGTTTTGAAAGTTGTTTACAATGATCAAGTGACCCCATTTAAAATAGTGACGATTCATTTTGATAGAAAGGCAAAAAAGAGGTTTTTATGAAAATCAATTATAATTCTATAGAAAAAACAGCCTATATTGAATTATTCTCTTCAGAAATCATCGAATCGGAAGAAGTGACTTCAGGGATTGTTTATGATTTTGATGCTCAAGAAAAAATTGTTGGCATTGAGTTATATCATATTGAAAAACTGTCAATTGAAGAACTTAAGAGTCTTTATCAAGTGTTGGAAACTAGAGAGGAAAAGCAACAACTCAGTGATTTCCTAACGTCTTTAATTGCTGTCCAAGCAGCTTAAATGTTGGGGAAAGTCTTCAATCTAAACTTTATTAATAGCAATTACCAGCAATTTTAAGTGGTTATTTTTCCATTTCCACCAAACCCGATCGCGCTCCTCAAAGATATTATTAAATCACGCGATCGCGCTACTGCCCAAGAGTCTTTGCAACAATTATTTAATTTCTAATTTGACCGCGCTTCTGTCTCAACTATCTAGGCTGTTTCCAGAATTAGGATTGCTCTTTTGTTGAATGATGCGCTTCCATTCCTCTAATGATCAAATTTTACCTTTGAGAGAGGCTGCTAATTTCTGAAAGAAAATGTCTCATGCTTGCTCATCAGCAGGGTTACTCATTTTAGGTGGTTAAGGTTATTTGAGTCCTCTTTCTCTGAGAGCGCGATCGGCTGCGCCGCGTACCCCCCCATGTTCATCCCTTACCAGAGAATGGAGAGTTTCTACAGAAGTGTTGGGATTTTGAGCCACCCTCCTGCGTACCCCCGAACTTTCATCCCTTACCAGAGAATGGAGAGTTTCTACAGAAGTGTT
This window contains:
- a CDS encoding DUF4258 domain-containing protein, with translation MIIQLTDSFQVFVSNHAVQQMEKRQIKQTWIREVLINPIAIESDPKDADLKWAFGKVDCQDGLTRVLKVVYNDQVTPFKIVTIHFDRKAKKRFL
- a CDS encoding HD domain-containing protein; this translates as MAAQRKKPVNNDGQKLGRDWQKQWWGGKTSPTAGQLSVWHPGLRRVDQGGTWGLPEDSLKQWWEKIANDSNLAGLFSDSDRLNSIELVKRLASVPDIIEPTLERLWGCEPPVCPWGKFPDRTAVAAAWIPRAIPLSSAIGITCCITKRETVYNSKVIFAGGDDFLVIGPLTDTIPLTSELHKKAKNQGRDRVCVSVLFNSGQTLDWVCPWSLWHLLMELEPNHPENSDLNRWEKLLSYLDSTRLEENSPVKVRDLLDTLWASVDLPLRWEQVEAIVGNNRELRQVVGNWDWWRNWIAVRGFLTRQQRDRIFDSVRGAQSRKTYTIRSPQPPLLRGAKALP
- a CDS encoding DUF2283 domain-containing protein; this encodes MKINYNSIEKTAYIELFSSEIIESEEVTSGIVYDFDAQEKIVGIELYHIEKLSIEELKSLYQVLETREEKQQLSDFLTSLIAVQAA